From a single Pseudoalteromonas nigrifaciens genomic region:
- the ltrA gene encoding group II intron reverse transcriptase/maturase, with protein MTVYYSLYGQLLDINNLYKGFKKVKAAKGAAGIDRQSIAAFALNLEENLKQLQGELQSKQYRAQPVKRIEIPKDDGGVRLLGIPTVRDRIVQQTLLNILQPLFDIDFHPSSYGYRPKRSCHDAISKATVFIRKYHREWVVDMDLSKCFDLLDHDLIISSVKSKVTDGSILKLLKQFLKSGVMIGNNWEASELGSPQGGVISPLLANIYLDAFDQEMKKRNHRIVRYADDILILCCTEKAAKNALTVATQILEKGLKLTVNEKKTHIAHSSEGVKFLGGEIGSNWTRTKATKLKGFKQRVKRLTKRNSGMNLIEVIKRLNPVVRGFVNYFSIANCKRVLNLLARWVRRRLRAIQLRLWKNPARLHKRLKQLGKKPPFKFIKMNSWRNSLSPLSNVAMPNQWFEEQGLYSMEKVSTGWLAQSAFRK; from the coding sequence ATGACAGTTTACTACAGCTTGTATGGGCAATTATTAGATATTAATAACCTGTACAAGGGATTCAAAAAAGTGAAAGCAGCGAAAGGAGCGGCCGGAATAGATAGGCAGTCCATAGCCGCGTTCGCCTTGAATTTAGAAGAAAACTTGAAACAACTGCAAGGTGAACTGCAAAGCAAGCAGTATCGCGCACAGCCAGTCAAACGGATAGAAATACCGAAAGATGATGGTGGTGTGAGACTGCTGGGAATTCCAACAGTTCGCGACCGCATAGTACAACAAACACTATTGAACATTCTCCAACCGCTCTTCGACATCGACTTTCACCCATCAAGTTATGGGTACAGGCCGAAACGAAGTTGTCATGACGCCATCAGCAAAGCCACGGTATTTATTCGTAAATATCACCGTGAGTGGGTGGTTGATATGGATCTGTCGAAGTGTTTTGACCTACTCGATCACGACTTGATCATAAGCAGCGTCAAAAGCAAAGTGACAGACGGTAGCATCTTAAAACTGCTCAAACAGTTTTTAAAAAGCGGAGTAATGATAGGCAATAATTGGGAAGCGAGTGAGCTAGGAAGTCCACAAGGTGGTGTTATCAGTCCACTGTTGGCGAATATCTACCTAGATGCATTTGATCAAGAAATGAAAAAGCGAAATCACAGAATAGTGAGGTACGCCGACGACATATTGATCTTATGCTGCACAGAAAAAGCAGCCAAGAATGCACTCACAGTAGCGACTCAGATACTCGAAAAAGGCTTAAAGTTAACAGTCAACGAAAAGAAAACGCACATAGCGCATAGTAGTGAAGGCGTAAAATTTTTGGGAGGGGAGATAGGCAGTAATTGGACGCGTACCAAAGCCACAAAACTCAAAGGCTTTAAACAAAGAGTTAAACGATTAACAAAGCGAAATAGTGGCATGAACTTAATTGAAGTAATAAAAAGACTCAATCCAGTGGTGCGCGGCTTTGTAAATTATTTCAGTATAGCCAATTGTAAACGAGTGCTAAATTTGTTGGCAAGGTGGGTGAGACGACGATTAAGGGCAATTCAGTTAAGGTTGTGGAAAAACCCAGCGAGGTTGCATAAGCGACTAAAACAATTAGGGAAAAAGCCGCCATTTAAGTTCATCAAAATGAACTCATGGCGAAACTCTCTAAGTCCATTATCGAATGTAGCGATGCCAAACCAATGGTTTGAGGAGCAAGGTTTATATTCAATGGAAAAAGTAAGTACAGGATGGCTTGCTCAATCGGCGTTTAGAAAATAA
- a CDS encoding YciK family oxidoreductase, whose amino-acid sequence MNTYQAAENALKDKVILITGAGDGIGRVAAITYAKYGATVILLGKTTNKLECVYDEIVKAGYPQPAIVPMDLKGATKQNYRDLAATIESQFGCLDGLLNNAGILGTLGPLEHFCSSTFENIMKVNVTAQAMITKALFPVLRKSKNASVVFTSSGVGRKGREFWGPYAISKFAVEGMMQTWACEVGKTNIRINCINPGATRTSMRASAYPGEDRDKLATPEDLMPTYLYLMSDDSSNVNGESLDAQVKK is encoded by the coding sequence ATGAACACCTATCAAGCTGCTGAAAATGCACTTAAAGATAAAGTTATTTTAATCACCGGCGCAGGTGATGGAATTGGCCGAGTAGCTGCAATTACATACGCTAAATACGGCGCAACTGTTATTTTATTAGGCAAAACAACTAATAAACTAGAATGTGTTTATGATGAAATTGTTAAAGCAGGTTATCCACAACCGGCAATAGTCCCTATGGATTTAAAAGGCGCAACTAAGCAAAACTACCGCGATCTAGCTGCCACTATAGAGTCTCAATTTGGCTGTCTTGATGGTTTATTAAATAATGCGGGCATTTTAGGCACGTTAGGGCCACTTGAGCATTTTTGTTCGTCAACCTTTGAAAACATAATGAAGGTTAATGTCACCGCGCAAGCTATGATCACTAAAGCGCTGTTTCCGGTACTGCGCAAATCTAAAAATGCATCCGTGGTATTTACATCATCTGGCGTGGGCCGTAAAGGTCGCGAATTTTGGGGGCCTTATGCTATTTCGAAATTTGCTGTAGAGGGCATGATGCAAACATGGGCATGTGAAGTAGGTAAAACCAATATACGTATTAATTGTATTAACCCTGGTGCTACACGCACTTCAATGCGCGCTAGTGCTTATCCTGGTGAAGACCGAGATAAACTTGCAACACCTGAAGACTTAATGCCTACTTACTTATATTTAATGAGTGATGATTCGAGTAATGTGAATGGCGAGTCGCTTGACGCTCAAGTAAAAAAATAG
- a CDS encoding VolA/Pla-1 family phospholipase, with product MKKMLLSLSVTAALAGCGGGETLEDVKNDSVTVIPKATVKFDPANGVISVPNDLLMSGTQDGTLNIPGELNDANVSIPRAAYANPQLALGALDGWSTQVPFKIDLTFPPNVSLDATSAGTPGSVRIFEVIMGASLTDEQCSQAPAGAACKLVGELQFGVDFITQASGDAVAVIPLKPFKAGSSYINVLTTELKDSQGRAIEPSSTYATVKQEAPLITPSQLALQGAVNSYENVVVSSGNITKDEIIFSAAMTMQSAGPVLGTIKKLLAASLQNPNLPTPAITVPTQPMVNVQQVFQSQGVTVSDAFQGVQYQKGSIMLPMYLGTPTGKEISDLNDTYWQGMCDNAVVVLGYKAQAGAAFPTDPISENDGACAALSGGKLRDLGLDSTRHLTKYNSIPKVQSMANVPVQVTKPILPIINGVRASLQLAPIAMPESGWPVVIMQHGITTNKETMLTLTAQLSIQGFATIAIDHPRHGERGIDVDADGNDDFNATTGSVLSYMNLSSLLVARDSLRQSSADLLGLRLGLNFINDTSINSKDVSYVGHSLGSIVAPAFIAQANSPMAETLDPLFNVNTVALASGGGGIASFLLESPAFGPFIQGSVLSQAGTTEATEFNAFLQGDAISNCGVLLPNMQDFLSCGYTEYATALTMAGETGKLANIKGVMTQFAFAAQTALDSGDPTNYAATVKALETPVYMNVVVGDGAGNKPDQVIPPSVASNPLAGSLPLANFMGLETVSTSQAPSATPSSYLVKFTKGHHGSVLTPAPSEEAGSDAAGSFAANSEMQLQIATYLAARGRLLLITNSDVVTD from the coding sequence ATGAAAAAAATGCTACTCTCACTCTCGGTTACAGCTGCTCTTGCAGGTTGTGGCGGCGGAGAAACGCTAGAAGATGTTAAAAACGATTCGGTTACAGTTATCCCAAAGGCGACGGTAAAGTTTGATCCCGCTAATGGGGTTATATCTGTACCCAATGATTTATTAATGAGCGGTACCCAAGATGGTACTTTAAATATTCCTGGGGAGTTAAATGACGCTAATGTGTCAATTCCTCGTGCTGCTTATGCTAACCCTCAACTTGCACTAGGTGCGCTTGATGGCTGGTCTACTCAAGTTCCTTTTAAAATAGATTTAACTTTCCCACCAAATGTAAGCCTAGATGCCACCTCTGCAGGTACACCAGGTTCAGTACGTATTTTTGAAGTAATAATGGGAGCAAGTTTAACAGATGAACAATGCTCACAAGCACCTGCAGGTGCTGCCTGTAAATTAGTAGGTGAACTACAATTTGGTGTGGACTTTATCACCCAAGCATCTGGTGATGCGGTGGCGGTTATTCCACTTAAGCCATTTAAAGCCGGCAGCTCTTATATTAATGTATTAACCACAGAGCTTAAAGACTCACAAGGGCGTGCTATTGAGCCGTCATCTACTTACGCTACAGTAAAACAAGAAGCGCCGTTAATTACGCCATCACAACTAGCGCTACAGGGGGCTGTTAATAGCTACGAAAATGTGGTTGTTAGTTCAGGCAATATTACTAAAGATGAAATTATTTTTTCTGCTGCAATGACCATGCAATCGGCAGGCCCTGTGCTTGGTACAATTAAAAAGTTATTAGCAGCGAGCCTGCAAAATCCAAATTTACCGACACCAGCAATTACTGTACCTACTCAGCCAATGGTAAATGTACAGCAAGTATTTCAATCACAAGGTGTTACTGTTAGTGATGCCTTTCAAGGTGTGCAATACCAAAAAGGTAGCATTATGTTACCTATGTATTTAGGTACGCCTACAGGTAAAGAAATTAGCGATTTAAACGACACTTATTGGCAAGGCATGTGTGATAACGCAGTTGTTGTATTGGGTTATAAAGCACAAGCAGGTGCTGCATTTCCTACTGATCCAATTAGTGAAAATGACGGCGCATGTGCCGCATTAAGCGGTGGTAAATTACGTGATTTAGGGTTAGATAGCACGCGTCATTTAACCAAATATAATTCAATTCCTAAAGTGCAAAGTATGGCCAATGTGCCAGTGCAAGTGACTAAACCTATTTTGCCTATAATTAATGGTGTGCGCGCAAGTTTACAATTAGCACCTATTGCTATGCCTGAAAGTGGCTGGCCTGTGGTTATTATGCAGCACGGTATTACTACCAATAAAGAAACCATGCTGACATTAACGGCGCAGCTTTCTATTCAGGGTTTTGCCACAATTGCAATTGATCACCCGCGCCATGGCGAGCGAGGAATTGACGTAGATGCAGACGGTAACGATGACTTTAATGCAACCACAGGTTCAGTACTTAGTTATATGAACCTAAGCTCACTGCTTGTTGCCCGTGATAGTTTACGTCAATCAAGCGCCGATTTATTAGGGTTGCGTCTTGGCCTAAACTTTATTAATGATACAAGTATAAACAGTAAAGATGTGAGCTATGTTGGTCACTCACTGGGTTCAATTGTAGCGCCGGCGTTTATTGCCCAAGCAAATAGCCCAATGGCTGAAACACTTGATCCACTGTTTAACGTTAATACAGTTGCGCTTGCAAGTGGCGGCGGTGGTATTGCCAGTTTCTTATTAGAATCACCTGCGTTTGGCCCATTTATTCAAGGCTCGGTGTTATCACAAGCAGGTACAACCGAAGCAACGGAATTTAATGCATTTTTACAAGGTGATGCAATTTCTAACTGCGGTGTATTACTGCCAAATATGCAAGATTTCCTATCATGTGGTTACACCGAATATGCAACGGCTTTAACTATGGCTGGCGAAACGGGTAAGCTGGCAAATATTAAAGGCGTAATGACACAATTTGCTTTTGCAGCACAAACTGCACTAGATAGTGGCGACCCAACTAATTATGCCGCAACCGTTAAAGCACTCGAAACGCCTGTATATATGAACGTGGTAGTGGGCGATGGCGCAGGCAATAAGCCAGACCAAGTTATACCTCCAAGTGTTGCTAGCAATCCGCTTGCAGGTAGTTTACCACTGGCCAACTTTATGGGCTTAGAAACAGTGAGCACATCACAAGCACCTAGTGCCACGCCGTCTAGCTATTTAGTTAAATTTACAAAAGGGCATCATGGTTCAGTATTAACACCAGCGCCTAGTGAAGAGGCGGGATCGGATGCTGCAGGTAGCTTTGCTGCTAACTCTGAAATGCAATTGCAAATTGCAACTTACTTAGCCGCTCGTGGTCGTTTGTTGTTAATTACAAATAGTGATGTTGTGACCGATTAA
- the sohB gene encoding protease SohB, whose amino-acid sequence MEFLYEYGLFFAKTVTFVIAIAIILMLIVGAAVKPKAKKGEIQIDNISEQLDNIKQSFLHNTLGKKELKAHQKKLKADNKKNDSKEPKPRLYVVDFIGSMDAHEVESLREEITAIISIADASKDKVLIRLESGGGVVHGYGLAASQLQRIKNAGIPLSVAIDKVAASGGYMMACVADEIIAAPFAIVGSIGVIAQIPNFNKILKKNDVEFEQITAGEFKRTLTLFGENTDKAREKFREEIEQTHGLFKTFVSTQRPSLDISSVATGEHWFATQAIEKGLVDVIKTSDDALLEQQDERQIYKIKYKIKKGLSDKLALGFSSAVNKAGVNLVSKFKSLNP is encoded by the coding sequence TTGGAATTTTTATACGAATACGGTTTGTTTTTCGCTAAAACGGTTACTTTTGTTATTGCTATAGCCATCATTTTAATGCTGATAGTTGGCGCGGCAGTTAAGCCAAAAGCTAAAAAGGGTGAAATACAAATAGATAATATTTCTGAGCAACTAGATAATATTAAACAAAGCTTTTTACACAATACTTTAGGTAAAAAAGAACTTAAAGCACATCAAAAAAAGCTTAAGGCAGATAATAAAAAAAATGACAGTAAAGAGCCAAAACCGCGATTATATGTGGTTGACTTTATAGGCAGTATGGATGCACATGAAGTAGAGAGTTTAAGAGAGGAAATAACTGCTATTATTTCTATTGCTGATGCGAGTAAAGATAAAGTACTTATTCGCTTAGAAAGTGGTGGCGGAGTAGTGCATGGTTATGGACTTGCAGCTTCACAGTTACAGCGCATTAAAAATGCAGGTATACCTTTGAGTGTTGCTATAGATAAAGTAGCAGCAAGCGGTGGTTATATGATGGCCTGTGTTGCTGATGAAATTATTGCAGCGCCATTTGCTATTGTAGGCTCGATTGGTGTAATAGCGCAAATACCTAACTTTAATAAAATATTAAAGAAAAACGATGTGGAATTTGAGCAAATAACCGCAGGCGAGTTTAAACGTACTCTTACTTTATTTGGTGAGAACACCGATAAAGCGCGTGAAAAATTTCGTGAAGAAATTGAGCAAACTCATGGCTTATTTAAAACTTTTGTAAGCACGCAGCGCCCAAGTTTAGATATAAGCTCAGTGGCTACAGGTGAGCATTGGTTTGCAACTCAAGCAATAGAGAAAGGCTTGGTGGATGTTATAAAAACCAGTGATGATGCCTTGCTTGAACAACAAGATGAGCGTCAAATTTATAAGATTAAATATAAGATTAAAAAAGGCTTAAGTGACAAATTAGCACTTGGCTTTAGTAGTGCAGTTAATAAGGCAGGGGTTAATTTAGTTTCTAAGTTTAAATCATTAAATCCATAA
- a CDS encoding dicarboxylate/amino acid:cation symporter, protein MSKIRSMSLTTRIMIGMALGIAVGFLFQAILAGEDDYLIPLGLFSLPIKAFFVDGIFHIGGQIFIASLKMLVVPLVFVSLVCGTCSLSDPKKLGSLGGKSIGLYLITTALAITLAITLALLFSPGVGIDLPTDASYDVSEAPTLARVIIDMFPTNPFEAMAKGNMLQVIVFALLFGIAMALSGNAGKRVAVVFEDLNTVILKLVTLLMNVAPYGVFFLMAKLFTTIELNLIVSLAKYFFVVVAALLLHAFVNYSLLLKLLTGLNPVTFLKKMKHACLFGFSTSSSSATMPITLETATKKLGVNNSVASFTIPLGATINMDGTAIMQGVATVFIAQVFSVDLTISDYLMVILTATLASVGTAGVPGVGLIMLAMVLNQVGLPVEGIAIIIGVDRLLDMTRTAVNITGDCMVTCVVAKSEGQLDESIYNDPNAAKDLENISKSMN, encoded by the coding sequence ATGTCGAAAATACGTTCAATGAGCTTAACAACTCGCATAATGATAGGCATGGCATTAGGTATTGCCGTAGGCTTTTTATTTCAAGCTATATTAGCTGGTGAAGACGATTACCTAATACCACTTGGGTTATTCTCTTTGCCAATTAAAGCTTTTTTTGTTGATGGAATTTTTCACATTGGTGGGCAAATATTTATTGCCAGCTTAAAAATGCTGGTTGTTCCTTTAGTATTTGTATCTTTAGTGTGTGGCACATGTAGCTTAAGCGATCCTAAAAAATTAGGCAGCTTGGGTGGTAAATCAATTGGTTTATATTTAATTACCACAGCCTTAGCTATTACTCTGGCTATTACTTTGGCTTTACTGTTTAGCCCTGGCGTAGGTATTGACTTGCCAACAGATGCAAGTTACGACGTATCTGAGGCACCTACCTTAGCGCGCGTTATTATAGATATGTTCCCTACTAATCCTTTTGAAGCTATGGCAAAAGGTAATATGCTTCAAGTTATTGTTTTCGCATTACTGTTTGGTATTGCTATGGCACTTAGTGGTAATGCCGGGAAACGCGTAGCGGTGGTTTTTGAAGACCTTAATACGGTAATTTTAAAACTAGTTACTTTATTAATGAACGTGGCGCCTTACGGGGTGTTTTTCTTAATGGCAAAGTTATTTACTACCATAGAGTTAAACTTAATTGTTAGCTTGGCTAAGTACTTTTTTGTAGTGGTTGCCGCTTTATTATTACATGCGTTTGTAAATTACAGTTTGTTATTAAAACTATTGACGGGTTTAAACCCTGTAACTTTTTTAAAGAAAATGAAACACGCCTGTTTGTTTGGTTTTAGTACTTCAAGTTCAAGTGCAACTATGCCAATTACTCTTGAAACAGCCACTAAAAAACTCGGGGTTAATAACTCTGTTGCTTCATTTACTATTCCGCTAGGTGCAACCATAAACATGGATGGCACTGCCATTATGCAAGGTGTTGCCACTGTATTTATTGCGCAAGTATTTAGTGTTGATTTAACTATTTCTGATTATTTAATGGTAATTTTAACGGCTACGTTAGCGTCTGTTGGCACGGCCGGCGTACCGGGTGTTGGCTTAATTATGTTAGCAATGGTACTTAATCAAGTAGGCCTACCAGTAGAGGGTATTGCAATAATTATTGGTGTAGATAGATTGCTAGATATGACCCGCACTGCAGTTAATATTACGGGTGACTGTATGGTTACCTGTGTGGTTGCTAAATCTGAAGGTCAGCTAGATGAGTCTATTTATAATGACCCAAATGCAGCGAAAGATTTAGAAAACATAAGTAAATCTATGAATTAG
- the topA gene encoding type I DNA topoisomerase: MGKSLVIVESPAKAKTINKYLGNDFIVKSSIGHVRDLPTSGSGKNKVPATKTPAEVRKLPPEEKAAYKKQRDYSNLVARMGIDPDKGWEPHYEILPGKEKVVQELKKLAENADQIYLATDLDREGEAIAWHLQEIIGGEPAKYKRVVFNEITKNAIQQAFETPGELNTDMVYAQQTRRFLDRVVGFMVSPLLWAKVARGLSAGRVQSVAVRLLVEREREIKAFIPEEFWDIHADVKNAESELRLEVAKQAGKPFKPVNEAQASAAVKSLENAEYKVISVDEKPSKSRPSAPLITSTMQQAASTRLGYGVKKTMMLAQRLYEGGYITYMRTDSTNLSKDAVAMCREYVTEQFGEKYLPKDPINYSSKGNAQEAHEAIRPSSVTVLSGHIEGVDADAKKLYELIWRQFVACQMVPAEYDLTTLTVAANDFQLKAKGRVLRFDGWTKVQPAIRKKNEEDQSLPAVTVGETLTLIELDPKQHFTKPPARFSEASLVKELEKRGIGRPSTYASIISTIQDRGYVRVENRRFFAEKMGEIVTDRLVENFEDLMNFDFTAKMEGRLDDIAEGKRIWTEVLDKFYADFSTQLTVAKDEPENGGMRLNEMVETDIECPTCSRKMGIRTASTGVFLGCTGYNLPPKERCTTTMNLVSGDEAVAADSADAEDLETETLMQMKRCPICETAMDSYLIDETRKLHVCGNNPACHGHVVEEGTFKIKGYDGPIIECDKCGADMELKSGRFGKYFGCNNDECKNTRKLLKNGEAAPPKEDPVHIPELECEKSEAYFVLRDGAAGIFLAANTFPKSRETRAPKVEELQRFRDRISPKFYYLADAPAKDPDGNLAVVRYSRKNKSQYVMTEVDGKATGWTAHYEGGKWVEEAKKKAAPKKKAAAKKAPAKSKAKAKVKKDDK, from the coding sequence ATGGGCAAATCGCTAGTAATTGTAGAGTCACCTGCTAAGGCTAAAACAATTAATAAATATTTAGGTAATGACTTCATCGTAAAGTCCAGTATTGGACACGTGCGAGATTTACCTACTTCAGGTTCTGGAAAAAACAAAGTGCCAGCGACTAAAACGCCGGCTGAAGTGCGTAAATTACCACCTGAAGAGAAAGCAGCGTATAAAAAGCAACGAGACTATTCTAACTTAGTCGCGCGTATGGGCATTGACCCTGATAAAGGCTGGGAACCACATTACGAAATACTGCCAGGAAAAGAAAAGGTAGTACAAGAGCTTAAAAAGCTTGCCGAAAACGCTGACCAAATATATCTCGCAACGGATTTGGATAGAGAAGGGGAAGCAATTGCTTGGCACCTTCAAGAAATTATTGGCGGTGAGCCTGCAAAATATAAGCGTGTGGTTTTTAACGAAATTACAAAAAACGCAATTCAGCAAGCATTCGAAACACCCGGTGAGCTTAATACCGATATGGTATATGCACAGCAAACACGTCGTTTTTTAGACCGTGTTGTTGGTTTTATGGTATCTCCCTTACTGTGGGCAAAAGTGGCACGTGGACTTTCGGCTGGACGCGTACAATCGGTAGCAGTGCGCTTACTCGTTGAGCGTGAACGCGAAATTAAAGCGTTTATACCTGAAGAGTTTTGGGATATTCATGCTGACGTTAAAAATGCAGAGTCAGAGTTACGCTTAGAAGTAGCCAAACAAGCAGGCAAGCCATTTAAGCCAGTAAATGAAGCTCAGGCAAGCGCAGCAGTTAAAAGCCTTGAGAATGCAGAATATAAAGTTATAAGCGTTGACGAAAAACCAAGTAAAAGTCGCCCAAGTGCGCCTTTAATCACCTCAACTATGCAACAAGCAGCCAGTACACGTTTAGGCTATGGCGTTAAAAAAACCATGATGCTAGCGCAGCGCTTGTACGAAGGCGGTTACATTACCTATATGCGTACCGACTCAACTAATCTGTCAAAAGATGCGGTTGCTATGTGTCGCGAATATGTAACAGAGCAATTTGGTGAAAAGTACTTACCTAAAGATCCTATTAATTATAGCTCAAAAGGCAATGCACAAGAGGCGCATGAAGCAATTCGTCCATCAAGTGTAACTGTGCTTTCGGGGCATATTGAAGGGGTTGATGCCGATGCTAAAAAACTATATGAGCTAATTTGGCGTCAATTTGTAGCGTGCCAAATGGTACCTGCAGAATACGACTTAACGACATTAACGGTAGCAGCAAATGACTTCCAACTAAAAGCCAAAGGCCGTGTGCTACGCTTTGATGGTTGGACTAAAGTACAGCCTGCTATTCGTAAAAAGAACGAAGAAGATCAGTCTTTACCTGCAGTAACAGTAGGCGAAACATTAACGTTAATTGAACTTGACCCTAAGCAACACTTTACTAAACCGCCAGCGCGTTTTAGCGAAGCGAGTTTAGTAAAAGAGCTTGAAAAACGTGGTATTGGCCGCCCATCTACTTATGCATCTATTATTTCTACTATTCAAGATCGCGGTTATGTACGGGTTGAAAACCGTCGTTTCTTCGCTGAAAAAATGGGTGAAATAGTTACCGACCGCTTAGTAGAAAATTTTGAAGACTTAATGAACTTTGACTTTACTGCCAAAATGGAAGGTCGTTTAGATGATATCGCCGAAGGCAAGCGCATTTGGACCGAAGTACTCGATAAGTTTTATGCCGACTTTTCAACGCAATTAACTGTTGCGAAAGACGAGCCTGAAAATGGCGGAATGCGTCTTAATGAAATGGTCGAAACTGATATTGAATGTCCGACTTGTAGCCGTAAAATGGGTATCCGTACCGCATCTACTGGCGTGTTCTTAGGGTGTACTGGTTATAACTTACCGCCTAAAGAGCGTTGTACAACAACGATGAACTTAGTATCGGGCGATGAAGCAGTTGCCGCAGACAGTGCCGATGCAGAAGATCTTGAAACCGAAACATTAATGCAAATGAAACGTTGCCCAATTTGTGAAACGGCAATGGATTCATACCTAATCGACGAAACCCGTAAATTACATGTATGTGGTAATAACCCAGCGTGTCATGGGCATGTGGTTGAAGAGGGTACGTTTAAAATTAAAGGTTACGACGGCCCTATTATTGAATGTGATAAATGTGGCGCTGATATGGAATTAAAATCAGGTCGATTTGGTAAGTATTTTGGCTGTAACAATGACGAGTGTAAAAATACCCGTAAGTTATTAAAAAATGGCGAAGCTGCGCCACCAAAAGAAGATCCCGTTCATATTCCTGAATTAGAATGTGAAAAGTCTGAAGCCTATTTTGTATTACGTGACGGTGCTGCAGGTATTTTCTTAGCAGCAAATACGTTCCCTAAATCACGAGAAACACGCGCCCCCAAAGTAGAAGAGTTACAGCGTTTTAGAGATCGTATTTCGCCTAAGTTTTACTACCTAGCTGATGCACCAGCTAAAGATCCTGATGGTAATCTTGCTGTTGTGCGTTACAGTCGTAAGAATAAATCACAGTATGTAATGACTGAGGTTGATGGCAAAGCAACTGGTTGGACGGCACACTACGAAGGTGGTAAATGGGTAGAAGAGGCTAAGAAAAAAGCCGCGCCTAAAAAGAAAGCTGCCGCTAAAAAAGCGCCTGCTAAAAGTAAAGCGAAAGCAAAAGTAAAAAAAGACGATAAATAA
- a CDS encoding TIGR00645 family protein — protein sequence MSEPHTNNINKKIQPVHKVEHALESFIFKGRWLLAPFFVGLLFAVVLLLIKFFKQLYLMGIATFTASNQELLVGILTLVDTALLAGLLLIIIFSGYENFVSKLNIENHEDRPVWMGKVGFSGLKMKLISAIVAISAVELLKVFISSASHSNDELLWKVLIHVTFVVSGVLFAFTDYLNSKTISH from the coding sequence ATGTCAGAGCCACATACAAATAATATAAATAAAAAAATACAACCTGTTCATAAAGTAGAGCATGCTCTTGAGTCGTTTATATTCAAAGGACGCTGGTTACTCGCCCCATTTTTTGTCGGTTTACTATTTGCTGTGGTTTTATTACTAATAAAATTTTTTAAACAGCTGTATTTGATGGGGATCGCAACGTTTACTGCCAGTAATCAAGAGTTGTTGGTGGGTATATTAACTTTGGTTGATACCGCTTTGTTAGCTGGACTTTTATTAATTATTATATTCAGTGGCTACGAAAACTTTGTCTCTAAGCTTAATATCGAAAATCATGAGGACCGTCCCGTATGGATGGGAAAAGTAGGGTTTTCTGGTTTAAAAATGAAACTGATTAGTGCAATAGTCGCCATTTCAGCCGTTGAGCTACTAAAGGTGTTTATAAGCTCTGCATCTCATTCAAATGATGAATTACTCTGGAAAGTGCTGATACACGTGACCTTTGTTGTGTCGGGTGTACTGTTTGCATTTACTGATTACTTAAATAGTAAAACAATTAGCCATTAA